The Chryseobacterium geocarposphaerae genome has a window encoding:
- the thiS gene encoding sulfur carrier protein ThiS: MELTINHTLRTFDVLPETLEALLAIEIPQKRKGIAVALNNRIIPQPFWAETFLSNKDSILIITATQGG, translated from the coding sequence ATGGAGCTCACAATCAATCACACACTCAGAACTTTTGATGTACTTCCTGAAACACTGGAAGCATTACTTGCTATTGAAATACCCCAAAAACGAAAAGGTATTGCCGTAGCACTTAACAATCGCATTATTCCGCAGCCATTCTGGGCGGAAACATTTCTCAGCAACAAAGATTCAATTTTAATTATCACTGCTACTCAAGGCGGTTAA
- the thiC gene encoding phosphomethylpyrimidine synthase ThiC — MAHNITRSPFPNSKKIYVEGKIHPINVAMREIELSPTKLSNGTLEYNPPVTVYDTSGPYTDENSEINIEKGLPRIREQWILDRNDVEILDGITSEYGKTRLADSKLDTLRFSYNHKPKVAKEGHEVTQLYYAKQGIITPEMEYIAIRENQRIEQLDSVSKEMAFQHEGNSFGARTPKNKITPEFVRDEIAAGRAIIPNNINHPESEPMIIGRNFLVKINANIGNSAVSSSIEEEVEKAVWACRWGADTIMDLSTGKNIHETREWIIRNSPVPIGTVPIYQALEKVKGVAEDLTWEIFKDTLIEQAEQGVSYFTIHAGVLLRYIHLTAKRVTGIVSRGGSIMAKWCLFHHKENFLYTHFEEICEIMKKYDVAFSLGDGLRPGSIADANDEAQFAELETLGELTKIAWKHNVQVMIEGPGHVPMHMIKENMDKQLEECHEAPFYTLGPLTTDIAPGYDHITSGIGAAMIGWFGCAMLCYVTPKEHLGLPNKDDVKVGVITYKLAAHAADLAKGHPGAQYRDNALSKARFEFRWEDQFNLSLDPDTARSYHDETLPADGAKIAHFCSMCGPKFCSMKITQEIRESAEKGMLDKSQEFIEKGKEIYI; from the coding sequence ATGGCTCATAACATCACACGTTCGCCGTTTCCGAACTCAAAAAAAATCTATGTTGAAGGGAAAATTCACCCGATCAATGTGGCAATGCGCGAAATAGAATTAAGTCCGACAAAATTATCCAACGGAACTCTAGAATATAATCCTCCTGTTACCGTTTACGATACATCAGGCCCTTATACGGATGAAAACTCTGAAATCAATATCGAAAAAGGACTTCCAAGAATCAGAGAACAATGGATTTTAGACAGAAATGATGTTGAAATTCTTGATGGAATTACTTCTGAATACGGAAAAACCCGTCTTGCTGATTCAAAACTAGATACATTACGTTTTTCTTACAACCATAAACCGAAAGTTGCAAAGGAAGGACACGAAGTTACCCAGTTATACTATGCAAAACAGGGAATTATCACTCCTGAAATGGAATACATTGCCATTAGAGAGAACCAAAGAATTGAACAGCTGGATTCTGTTTCAAAAGAAATGGCTTTTCAGCATGAGGGAAATAGCTTTGGCGCAAGAACTCCGAAAAATAAAATCACTCCTGAATTTGTAAGAGATGAAATTGCAGCCGGAAGAGCAATTATCCCTAATAATATCAATCATCCGGAAAGCGAACCGATGATCATCGGAAGAAATTTTTTGGTTAAAATTAATGCCAACATCGGGAATAGTGCCGTTTCATCAAGCATTGAAGAGGAAGTTGAAAAAGCAGTCTGGGCTTGCCGATGGGGAGCAGATACGATCATGGATTTATCAACAGGAAAAAATATTCATGAAACCAGAGAATGGATCATCAGAAACAGTCCGGTTCCGATTGGGACGGTTCCGATTTATCAGGCATTGGAAAAAGTAAAGGGAGTTGCAGAAGATCTGACCTGGGAGATTTTTAAAGATACCTTGATTGAACAGGCAGAACAAGGGGTTTCTTATTTCACGATCCATGCCGGAGTTTTACTGAGATATATTCATTTAACCGCAAAACGTGTGACGGGAATTGTTTCCAGAGGAGGCTCAATTATGGCAAAATGGTGCCTTTTTCATCATAAAGAAAACTTTTTGTACACGCATTTTGAGGAAATCTGCGAAATCATGAAAAAATATGACGTTGCTTTCTCTTTGGGAGACGGTCTTCGTCCGGGTTCAATTGCCGATGCCAATGATGAAGCGCAGTTTGCAGAGCTGGAAACTTTAGGCGAGCTTACAAAAATTGCCTGGAAACATAATGTTCAGGTGATGATCGAAGGTCCAGGCCACGTTCCGATGCATATGATCAAAGAAAATATGGACAAACAACTGGAAGAATGTCATGAAGCGCCATTTTACACTTTAGGTCCATTGACTACGGATATTGCACCAGGTTATGATCACATCACTTCGGGAATCGGAGCTGCAATGATTGGATGGTTCGGTTGTGCGATGCTGTGCTATGTAACTCCGAAAGAACATCTAGGGCTTCCGAACAAAGATGACGTAAAAGTTGGAGTGATTACTTATAAATTAGCCGCTCATGCTGCTGATTTGGCGAAAGGACATCCCGGAGCTCAGTACAGAGACAATGCACTAAGTAAAGCAAGATTTGAGTTCAGATGGGAAGATCAGTTTAATCTTTCACTAGATCCGGATACGGCAAGATCTTACCACGATGAAACGCTTCCTGCCGACGGAGCAAAAATTGCACATTTCTGTTCGATGTGCGGACCTAAATTCTGTTCCATGAAGATTACACAGGAAATCCGTGAATCTGCAGAAAAAGGAATGTTAGATAAATCACAGGAATTCATCGAAAAAGGGAAGGAAATTTATATATGA
- a CDS encoding RluA family pseudouridine synthase has protein sequence MKEQIVYEDNHILVVNKKVGQLVQGDKTGDESLLELIKDFIKKRDNKPGNVFLGLVHRIDRPTSGLVIYAKTSKALSRLTQMVKNREVKKTYWAVVAKEMIPQSQRLVHYLKKNEKNNKAIVFPKATDGAKEAILMYNVIKKLDNYLLLEIDLETGRHHQIRAQLSKIGTPIKGDLKYGSPRSNPDGGINLHARKLEFIHPVTKEKIEIIAPVPQNDAVWKACEIE, from the coding sequence ATGAAGGAACAGATTGTTTATGAAGACAACCATATTTTGGTGGTTAATAAAAAAGTCGGCCAGCTTGTACAGGGAGACAAAACCGGTGATGAATCATTATTAGAATTAATCAAAGACTTTATAAAAAAAAGAGATAATAAACCGGGGAATGTTTTCCTCGGTTTAGTTCATCGTATCGACAGGCCGACTTCAGGTTTGGTGATTTATGCTAAAACTTCCAAAGCTTTATCTCGTCTGACTCAGATGGTTAAAAATAGAGAGGTCAAGAAAACGTATTGGGCAGTTGTGGCAAAAGAAATGATTCCGCAATCTCAGAGGCTGGTGCATTATCTAAAGAAAAATGAAAAGAATAATAAAGCTATTGTTTTTCCAAAAGCCACTGATGGAGCAAAAGAAGCAATTCTTATGTATAATGTAATTAAAAAACTAGACAATTATCTTTTACTGGAAATCGATCTGGAAACAGGGAGACATCATCAGATCCGTGCTCAACTGTCAAAAATCGGAACTCCAATTAAAGGGGATTTAAAATACGGTTCACCTCGTTCAAATCCAGATGGAGGAATTAACCTTCATGCCAGAAAACTGGAATTTATTCATCCTGTTACTAAGGAAAAGATAGAAATTATTGCTCCCGTTCCACAAAATGATGCGGTCTGGAAGGCTTGTGAAATAGAGTAA